TTGGATTAGCGGAGGTTTGAATGCTTTGGTCAAAAATGGAATAAATGTTGTGGAAACAACTGAAAAAGCCTATCACCATCTCGTTTCAGAAGGATGGTATACGAAATCATCCATCCTGACCCAAGAGACGCAACTCACCCAGAACGGTGTACAACCGAGAACCTGTATTGGATCATTCAAGAACAAGATAGTGGTTGTTTCCATTACGGGTAGAGATCCTTGCTCAAAAGGAGCGACTTTCACGCAGGAGGCTTCACTCGCACAATATCTTGTAGCAAATAAGGATCCAGACGCTTCACTGGATTTTCTTGTCAACCTTGATGGAGGAGCATCGTCTGTTCTGGGTTGCAGTAAGGACCAGGAATCCTATTGCCTCCTTACCAAACCATCCCCATCAATCACAAATCCAGCAGGTCAGCCACGTTGTGTGCCCTCGCTGCTGAGTATCCATTTCAAGGAGAACCATCACAATGAAACCTGATGTATATATAGTAATCCCAACGTACTGGCAAGGAACAAAGAATCGAAAAGGAGTCAAGGAAGACTTGATCTTCGACCACCCCACCTACCTAGATGGACCTGATACCCTGTCTGCATCATTGGAAAGCCTAGCAAAGGCCGACCAATCAATTCCCTTTAGGGTACTGGTTCTCAGTGCCCCTATCCACCCAGAAATTGAACAAGAGGTAACAGCACGGGTTGATTCCATCATCGGACAATATCGTGATCGCCTCGACATCGGACATTTCCATGGGGAGGCACTACGACTGCTACAACGTCATCTCCAACAGAAAGGTTTTAATCCAAACCACCTCTCCCTACAGGGTTATGCAGCAATCAGGAACTGCCAACTTGCTGTGCCTTCCATCCTTGGTGCTTCCCTAATTGCAGCAATCGATGACGATGAAATCGTACCCTACGATTATCCAGAACGAATCCAGCGGTACGCTGGAAAGAATGGTATCGATCTTATTGCTGGAAGATATCGTTATGAGAATGGCAAAACCTTTGTACATGACCGCTCAGAAGGAAGAAAGGATGCAGGGCTCTTCCTGAAGAAACAACGTTACCAGAACATGGTGTACCAAAGGATTGAGGAAACCCCTGAAGACTTGGTCGATACATCCATTGTACTGGGTGGGAATATGGTTTTCAGCCGTGATCTCTTTACACATGTCCCCTTTGACCCCTTCATACGCAGAGGAGAGGATATCGACTACATGATCAACGCGGCCATGGCTGGCTTCTCCTGGAAGTGTGACAAGAATCTGTGGATTGACCATTACCCCCCTGCTTGTGAAGAGAGGAGCAAGCTCCAGGAAGATGTTATCAGATTCCTGTACGAGCGGGCAAAAATCAAGGAAAGCAAGAGACAAGAAGGATTCAATTCCATCACCGCTGCAGATCTTGGACCCTACCCTGGGCTCTTCCTTCAGGATAATCTTGAGGAGGAAGCACTCCTAGCACTCCATGGTCGAGATACAGCGATACAACAAGAACCATGGTATCTTACTCCAGAAGAAGTGCTGGAAGAAGGATCACGATTGGCCACTCAGGCAACAGAGTTCTTCGACTTTGCGCGAATCTGGCCTACCTTGCTTTCATCCCTTGAACAAGACACAATTCTTGCCCAACGGCTTGAAGATTTGGTATTTTAGCTGACCAAGACAGGTGCGGGGCAGAGAAAATTCTCTGCCTTGCCTTGGAAAAAGCTTTGACAAGCGAGGGGTTTTCTTAATAGTATATATGATATATCATCTATATAATAAGGAGTACACCATGCATGAACCATTATCGCACTATATGAAAGTTGGCCTTATTCACTTCATGGCATATCCAGTAAGCAATGGAAAAGGACCAGTTGCAGAAACATTCCGGAACATCTGCCTGGATCCCTTCTTTGAAGTGGCAGAGATTACCTGGATTCAGGACCCTGAAGTTCGGGCACAAGTCAAGCAGATGAAAGAGGTATCACACCTCTCAGTTACCTTTGGTGCTCAGCCATGCCTCCTCTCCCAGAAGATGAACATCAATGACTTAGATGAGCAGAGAAGGCTTGCGGCATTACAGCAATTGAAAAGAAATGTTGACGAAGCCTATGAGATGGGAACAACCGCTCTTGCCTTCCTGAGTGGACCCTATGCACAGGAAACACAAGAAGCGTCATACAAGGCACTTGTCTCTTCCACAAAAGAACTCTGCGCCTATGCAGCTTCAAAAGGATCTTTGAAGATCGCCCTTGAAGTGTTCGATTACGACATAGACAAGAAAAGTCTTATTGGACCAGCAAAACTGGCAGCACGTTTTGCAAAAGAAATTCGCCAGGACTACCCTGAGTTCGGACTCATGGTTGACCTGAGCCATATCCCCCTCCTGCATGAAACCATTGAGGAATCACTTGATCCTGTGAAAGAGTACATAGTGCATGCCCATATGGGCAACTGTGTAATGAAAGATCCATCCCTGCCAGGTTATGGGGATCAACACCCTCGCTTTGGATTCCCAAACAGTGAAAACGACGTAGAAGAGCTATCCGCTTACTTGGAGTATCTGCTTTCAATCGGTTTCCTGAATAAAGAGAACAGACCAGTTGTCAGCTTTGAGGTAAAACCACAAGAGGGTGAAGACCCTGAATTGGTCATCGCAAACGCGAAACGAACACTACTTCGCGCTTGGGCTCATGTCACAACCAAAGATTGACTAGAAATATCTCCGGTTTGGCCTTATCATGGTAACGATACCTGAAGGAAGAAAAGGATGAGTAGATGATACGTAAAAGCGACCAATTGTACCAAACAGCAGCAGAAAAGGCTTATGAAGCGATAAGCGAAAAGATTATCAGCGGAGAATATGAGCCAGGAAAGCGATTGGTCCGTCGTCAGCTCGCTCAAGAGCTCGGCATGAGTGCAATTCCCATCCTGGAGGCGATGAAACGCCTGGAACAGGATGGCTTGATCGAGTACCGGGCCCATTGGGGTTCCATTGTCACCATTCCTACCATTGAACGTGTCATGGATATGTTCACCATGAGAGAAGCCCTTGAATGCCAAGTAGCAAGAATTCTTGCAGTCAAAGCCACAGAAGAGCAGCAAGAACAGCTTCTTTCCTTGGCAAAAGAGTTGGATAAAATCCGTTATGAGGGAACTGATACAGAAGCAGTGACCCACCTTCACATCAAGTTACACTTGCAGATGGCAGAATTCACTGGCTTCCCTTCATTGCTGGCAGGATTACAGAAAAACAACTTCCAGTGGCTGATCTTCAATGCCACAAGGTCCAGGAGGCTACGGGCCAATATTCAACCTTATTGGCACGAAAACCTTCTAAAGCAAATTTTCCAACATGACCCTGATCACGCAGAGAAAAAGATGCGGGAACACATCTATGATGCATACAACCCTATTCTGGAGGATCTGCAGCAGATTCACTGATAGATGTCGCGTGGAAGATTTTGTACCTGATGTAGACTATCAGCATACGGTTGAAAACTTGAAACAAACTCAACAAGTGAATCTCCAACGATTGAAGATTGGGATTCATTGGTTTCCTTCTATGGCTACTGTTTCTACAACAATATATGACTAGTAGTTTGTAAACACTAAAACTTTAATTTTACTGATATTTGTGTTATCCTCCAAATAGCTGTATATTTAGGGGTAGCCATGAAGTATCAATCTTTGCGAATCACGTTGACGACAGAAGAACGGAAGGAACTCGAGAAGATCGTCCGTAGCGGTACTGCTCAGGCAAAGGAAATCAGGCGTGCAAACATTCTCCTCTCTGTTGATGAGTCCGGAGGGCGCAAGCGCATGAAGGATGTCGTGGTGGCCCACATGCTGGGCACCACCCCCCAGACGGTCTGCCAGGTCAAGAAGGACTACCTGCGAAACCCCAGGAAGGTGGACTCAATCAAGCGAAAGAAGCGGGAGACCCCGCCGGTACCTGCAAAGATAGATGGCAACGTGGAAGCACACATCATAGCCATTGCCTGCTCGAATCCCCCAGCCGGATACGGAAGGTGGACGCTCAGGCTCATTGCCGACAGGATGGTCGAATTGGATTATATTGACACAATTTCCCATACGGCAGTGGGAAAGACGCTAAAAAAACTGGTCTAAGCCTCACCTGAAGCGTTGCTGGTGCATTCCCCTCAGCAAAACAGTGATTTCGTGGCCAAGATGGAGGATGTCCTGTCAGTATATGCAAGACCCTATGATGAGAATCGGCCTCAGGTGTGCATGGATGAAAAACCGGTCCAATTGCTGGGAGACCTCAGAAAGCCGGTTCCCCTCTCAGATTCCAACCATACTAAGCTCGAGGACAGTGAATACATAAGGAACGGCACCTGCAGCATCTTCATGTTCATCGAACCGCTTGGCTGCTGGAGGGAAGCCCATGCCCATAAACGCAGGACCAAGAAGGTCTGGGCATCAGAGATCAGATGGCTTCTGGATGAGAAATACCCACATGCCGAAAAGGTGGTTCTTGTCATGGACAACCTCAATACCCACAGCATCTCGTCCTTGTATGAGACATTCCCCCCAGAAGAGGCTTTCAGGCTGTCGCAAAGATTGGAGATTCACTTCACTCCCAAGCATGGAAGCTGGCTGGATATGGCTGAGATAGAGTTATCAGCATTGACCAACCAATGCCTTTCCCACAGGCGAATCGACAATATTGAGGACTTGAAAACCGAAATCCTGAGCTGGTCGGTATCAAGGACTGCTAACCAAAAAGGTATCGATTAGCAATTCACTGCACAGGATGCAAGGACAAAACTCAAAGCCCTCTATCCTGTCATTGAATTGAAGAATTAGACTTTACAAGCTACTAGCATATACTACTCATTCCAGACAGACCTGTATTCCATTACTATGGATATAGTCTCGACTGTTTTCATACATTCGAACACCAGTAAATATATTGAGCTTATCCTATAGGTGATGAAGATTATTTTCGTTGACAGCTGAAGATATACATGATATATCATATATATCTTGTATTTTCTCAAAAGGAGTTGACATGAAAAACAAAACCCTAAGAACCAGTGTAGTTGTTCTCGTATTAGTACTGTTCTCAAGTTGGAGCTTATTTGCTGCTGGGCAGGCAGAAACCAAAACAGTTGAAGATCCGAGTAGCACCTATCCATCAAGCCCTATCCAGATTATCGTTCCAGTAGGAGCCGGCGGTGATACAGACCTCAATGCCCGTCTGTTCTCCCGCTATTTGGAAAAAGAACTGGGCCAGTCCCTTGCAGTTGTGAATGTCTCTGGTGGCGGTGGAACACTTGGAATGCAGAGAGTTCTAGACTCCAATCCCGATGGATATACTGCTCTGTTCTTCCACGGTGAGGCGATGATTCCCAAGATTGCTGGTTTGGTTGATTTTGGAATCGAAGCATTCGAAATGGTAGGTATTGGTGTACTTGATGATACCACAGTACTTGCAACTCACCCTGGAATGCCTTTCCAGACACTACCGGAGTTCATCTCCTATGCAAAGGCTAATCCAGGTGAAGTGGAATTTGGCATGATGACCGGTGGCTATCCTCACTTGGTAGGTATCGTATTGGAAGAGGAAGCTGGGATTGATTTGAACCTGGTTGATGTTGGTGGTAATGCTGCCAAGACTGTTGCCTTGATGGGAAGAAAAACTGAAGTGATCAACACACAGTATGGTCTTACCCTGGACTATTTCAAATCAGGTGATTTCGTGGTTCTTGGTCTCACCAGCAAGGAACGCAACCCCTTATTCCCTGAGGTTCCAACCACAGCAGAACAAGGTCTTAATCTTGAATTCAACAAGTTTTTCTTCGTTGGAATGCCTAAAGGAACGCCTAAAAGCATCGTAGACAAGTTCTCTGCTGCCATGAAGCGTGTCGTTGAGAATCCAGAGTATCAGGCGGAAGCAGAAAAATATTTCGTGACTCCCACCTATATGAATCCTGAAGATGCCTCAGCACATGCACAGGAGGTATTTGAGTACTTCTCCAAGTACCAGGATCTCTTCAGAGGTTCTTCAAAATAACATTTCAGAACCAAGATGCAAGGTGTCATATATTGATACCTTGCATCTCTATGAAAGGAATCTCTCATGAACAGAAAAAACCTTGGCCTAGGAGTCTTTAGTATTCTCTTTGGCATCTTTTTATTTATCATTAGTCTTAGTATTCGAGATTTTGCAGCAGTTGGGGTAGGTGCAAAATTTTTCCCACGAATTGCCAGTCTAGGATTCATCATCCTTGGACTAATTTTCATTGCAGAACAAGTCAGAATTCGAATCCTAACGAACGTTCAAAATGATTTAACTGAAAAAACCCAAATCTCATTCACCATCAATCCTGCTGTTTTTTCCATGCTGCTATTGGTGGTGTATGTAGCTGCAATCAGCTTCCTGGGATATATCATCTCATCAATCATCTACATCTACTTCCAGATATTGATCCTAAACAGAGGGAAAACAATACATCATCTACGCTTTGTCATGATTGCCGTAGTCAGTTCAGCATTATCCTACTTTTTGTTTGTGAGAGTCTTTGGGGTGATGATTCCTGCAGGATTGCTGGGGTAAGGAGAATAAATTCATATGATTATTGAAGGAATTATGTCAGTTTTAGGCCT
This sequence is a window from uncultured Sphaerochaeta sp.. Protein-coding genes within it:
- a CDS encoding helix-turn-helix domain-containing protein, which gives rise to MKYQSLRITLTTEERKELEKIVRSGTAQAKEIRRANILLSVDESGGRKRMKDVVVAHMLGTTPQTVCQVKKDYLRNPRKVDSIKRKKRETPPVPAKIDGNVEAHIIAIACSNPPAGYGRWTLRLIADRMVELDYIDTISHTAVGKTLKKLV
- a CDS encoding tripartite tricarboxylate transporter TctB family protein; translated protein: MNRKNLGLGVFSILFGIFLFIISLSIRDFAAVGVGAKFFPRIASLGFIILGLIFIAEQVRIRILTNVQNDLTEKTQISFTINPAVFSMLLLVVYVAAISFLGYIISSIIYIYFQILILNRGKTIHHLRFVMIAVVSSALSYFLFVRVFGVMIPAGLLG
- a CDS encoding IS630 family transposase, which produces MHSPQQNSDFVAKMEDVLSVYARPYDENRPQVCMDEKPVQLLGDLRKPVPLSDSNHTKLEDSEYIRNGTCSIFMFIEPLGCWREAHAHKRRTKKVWASEIRWLLDEKYPHAEKVVLVMDNLNTHSISSLYETFPPEEAFRLSQRLEIHFTPKHGSWLDMAEIELSALTNQCLSHRRIDNIEDLKTEILSWSVSRTANQKGID
- a CDS encoding GntR family transcriptional regulator → MIRKSDQLYQTAAEKAYEAISEKIISGEYEPGKRLVRRQLAQELGMSAIPILEAMKRLEQDGLIEYRAHWGSIVTIPTIERVMDMFTMREALECQVARILAVKATEEQQEQLLSLAKELDKIRYEGTDTEAVTHLHIKLHLQMAEFTGFPSLLAGLQKNNFQWLIFNATRSRRLRANIQPYWHENLLKQIFQHDPDHAEKKMREHIYDAYNPILEDLQQIH
- a CDS encoding tripartite tricarboxylate transporter substrate binding protein, with translation MKNKTLRTSVVVLVLVLFSSWSLFAAGQAETKTVEDPSSTYPSSPIQIIVPVGAGGDTDLNARLFSRYLEKELGQSLAVVNVSGGGGTLGMQRVLDSNPDGYTALFFHGEAMIPKIAGLVDFGIEAFEMVGIGVLDDTTVLATHPGMPFQTLPEFISYAKANPGEVEFGMMTGGYPHLVGIVLEEEAGIDLNLVDVGGNAAKTVALMGRKTEVINTQYGLTLDYFKSGDFVVLGLTSKERNPLFPEVPTTAEQGLNLEFNKFFFVGMPKGTPKSIVDKFSAAMKRVVENPEYQAEAEKYFVTPTYMNPEDASAHAQEVFEYFSKYQDLFRGSSK
- a CDS encoding TIM barrel protein; translated protein: MHEPLSHYMKVGLIHFMAYPVSNGKGPVAETFRNICLDPFFEVAEITWIQDPEVRAQVKQMKEVSHLSVTFGAQPCLLSQKMNINDLDEQRRLAALQQLKRNVDEAYEMGTTALAFLSGPYAQETQEASYKALVSSTKELCAYAASKGSLKIALEVFDYDIDKKSLIGPAKLAARFAKEIRQDYPEFGLMVDLSHIPLLHETIEESLDPVKEYIVHAHMGNCVMKDPSLPGYGDQHPRFGFPNSENDVEELSAYLEYLLSIGFLNKENRPVVSFEVKPQEGEDPELVIANAKRTLLRAWAHVTTKD